One Anolis carolinensis isolate JA03-04 chromosome 4, rAnoCar3.1.pri, whole genome shotgun sequence DNA window includes the following coding sequences:
- the hey1 gene encoding hairy/enhancer-of-split related with YRPW motif protein 1, whose protein sequence is MAMRSPPWPGAPGAPLRPLLLRVRGDGEWGCSPEARGRRKGRGLATHPLLHPRPTRLTATPSGFPVLFRIVAPGPGSMKRTHPDYSSSDSEELDEPIEVEKESADENGNLSSAPGSMSPTTTSQILARKRRRGIIEKRRRDRINNSLSELRRLVPSAFEKQGSAKLEKAEILQMTVDHLKMLHTAGGKGYFDAHALAMDYRSLGFRECLAEVARYLSIIEGLDTADPLRVRLVSHLNNYASQREAASSTHPALGQIPWGSAFGHHPHISHSLLLPQNGHTGTNGSASSPEGHHPTRSSAPHAESSSLRAPPNGSIGPMLPVVTSASKLSPPLLSSMASLSAFPFSFSSFHLLSPSALSPSTSVQPANLGKPYRPWGTEIGAF, encoded by the exons ATGGCTATGCGGAGTCCTCCGTGGCCGGGAGCGCCTGGCGCGCCTCTTCGCCCGCTCCTCCTCCGGGTAAGAGGCGACGGCGAGTGGGGCTGCTCTCCCGAGGCCAGAGGCAGGAGGAAGGGCAGGGGCCTCGCCACCCACCCGCTCCTCCACCCGCGCCCCACGCGCCTCACGGCCACTCCCAGTGGCTTCCCCGTGTTATTCCGGATCGTGGCCCCGGGACCCGGGAGCATGAAGCGGACTCACCCGGATTACAGCTCGTCGGACAGCGAGGAGCTCGACGAGCCCATCGAGGTGGAGAAGGAGAGCGCCGACGAGAATGG AAATTTGAGCTCTGCTCCGGGTTCAATGTCTCCGACCACTACTTCTCAGATCCTGGCTAGGAAAAGGCGCCGAGGA aTTATTGAGAAACGACGCAGGGATCGTATCAACAACAGCTTATCTGAGCTGAGGAGGCTAGTGCCTAGTGCTTTTGAAAAACAG GGATCAGCCAAACTGGAGAAGGCTGAAATCTTGCAAATGACTGTGGATCATCTAAAAATGTTGCACACAGCAGGAGGGAAAG GCTATTTTGATGCTCATGCTCTTGCTATGGACTATCGGAGTCTAGGTTTTCGAGAGTGCTTGGCCGAAGTAGCCCGCTACCTGAGCATAATTGAGGGCCTGGACACCGCTGATCCTCTCCGCGTCCGCCTTGTGTCTCACCTGAATAATTATGCCTCCCAGCGGGAAGCAGCAAGCAGCACACACCCAGCACTTGGACAGATCCCGTGGGGCAGTGCCTTTGGACATCACCCCCACATCTCCCACTCGTTGCTCCTGCCTCAGAACGGGCACACGGGCACAAATGGGTCTGCCTCTTCTCCAGAAGGCCACCATCCCACCAGAAGCTCTGCTCCACATGCCGAGTCATCTTCGCTGAGAGCGCCCCCTAATGGCAGCATAGGGCCGATGCTTCCCGTGGTCACGTCTGCTTCTAAACTCTCCCCTCCTTTGCTATCTTCCATGGCTTCTTTGtctgcatttcctttttctttcagcTCCTTCCATCTCCTGTCTCCTAGTGCTCTCAGTCCATCCACGTCAGTGCAGCCAGCCAACCTTGGCAAACCCTACAGACCTTGGGGGACTGAGATTGGTGCCTTCTAG